The Mastacembelus armatus chromosome 13, fMasArm1.2, whole genome shotgun sequence DNA segment CACTGTTtccacaacaaatacacacatctttgaaatatacatattttacaatattttagaaaatggCTTCAGATTTCTTATTGAACTGTGTTACACTGCTTTTaaatattcaatttttatttagcTGTAATCCAAAATGCGTaaattatcacttttttttttttttttttacatttcctctTTTCAAACAGATgcaataacaataatgaaaaaaaatggacaCAATGGGAAGGTAaccaaaaagacacattttttgtgttcgttttttttacagttaatgTGAGCTTGATTAGAATGGCATATTGGCCATACCTCCGGGGCCATAACCAATGGGACTGTCCAAAGACATTCCCCGCTGTCTGAAAGACTGGGCACCCATCATACCAGACTGTGGGTGGGGTGGGGCCACCATTGGACCCTGAGGGGACATTAGAGGACCCTGGGGGCCAAAGGGGTCCCCAGGAATTGACATACTTCGCTGCTTAGCCTGCATCATCATAATGTTTTGCTGTGCCATCAGATTGTGTGGGTGTTGCTGGGAGGACATCATGCCAGGATATGGACTCGAGGGATGGTGGAGAAGACTGTTGGCCATCATGGCTTGCTGCTGAAATTGCTGCTGGGGCATCATGCCTGTCCTTCCTATCATATGTCCAGGGGGGCACATGGGGCCCATGCCCCCACCAGAAACCATACCTCTACTGACCCCCTGAGGAATACCCATGCTTTGGCGTATTCCACCATGTGAGGGGTGAGGTGGCAGCTGCTGTTCAGCCATCATATTCTGTAGGTTTGCTAAGTGGGGGTTGGATGAAGGCCCGCTGTTGTGTGGAGGGCCGGAAGATGAGAGCTGTTTGAGAAGCTGCTGTGGAGTTGATTGCTGTGATGCAGTCCCCTGATGTGGATTCTGATGTGCTGGCTCACTCTTTGGGAAATACTGAAGAGTACTACTAGGCTTATCAGAAGGAATGATGCGGGATAGATCGAACTCAGGGATCCCTGTATGAGTGGGACGTATGACTTCACTTAGATCTGGGCCTTCCCCCATAGTCAGAGAAGTAAATGAGTCTGAGGGATGAGAAGTGCGTTGGTGAGGATGACCTTTGCTAAGCAGGTGCAACTGCTGGGGTGGCAGAATATCCTCATTAGACTGAGAGAAATTCTGTGACATTCCTCCAATAGGTGAGTGCATTGACCCATGAGATGACAGCTGCATGCGAGGAAAACCTGCCATTTGGTTTTGAGACAGGGGTGAAACATTGCAGGGCCCCATTCCGTCAGGTGTGCCTCCTCCCATCATGGCAGAATTCATGGCAGGCATGCCCATTTGGTTTGGGGAAGAAATCACAGGTCCTGAAGTGTCATGGGACAAGTGCTGCTGACCTTGGCTTACAATACCCATGGGGCTTTGTGGATCACTGTGTGGACCAATGGAGCCCTGGGAAACAAGTATCTGGGAGGTCTGCGAGTTTCCCATATTTCCTGGTGAAAAAGAAAGACCAGGGTGTGAAAAATCCCTGTAAAAATAGACTGCCCCTTTTTTTAAACCTATGAAAGATTAATTGGAGGTCCATTCATATTCACAAACAGCATTAATATGAGGGTTTAAGCTGAGTGAAGGTATGCAAAGCAACACAGATTGAATAATTAGCCCATCAGTCACAGATGGGATAATATTCTCAAATGGCACACTGATCCAGGATCATTACAATTTTTCTCTGCATCCTGCCAAACTCTATCATGCGTTTTCTGTCTACGTCACAGTGTATCCTTGTTTCCATACCTCCAATGCTGACACCAGAGAGAAGGGGTCGATCAGGTAGCATCTCATCATCAGATGTGGCAATTGTTTTGATTGCATCATGGTAGAGTGGAGTAGAACTGGGCATGGCATACTTGGACATCTGTGACATGATGAGAGATAGAGGATTCTGAGATGGAGGGGCATCAGGAGAGGAAGTGAATGGCATACTTGGATTCATAGAGCCAGGCTGGCTAATGGGAGTAGAGTTGGAACTCCTGGGGGGAAGCGATTGCCCTGCAAAGAACAAAAATCATTAATATCACAGCAATATGAGAAACACATTACTATTAGTTAATGAAAAGACATCAATGATGCCAATGCCAGGATCTCTGAtgtatgttttgattttcttgCATTCTGATTGTACCTGTCTCAGTAGAAGTACTTCCTCCATTGCCCACTACCTTCCCACTGGTTGGGCCACCTGGACTTGGAAGAGCGGTTTTAGGAGACGTCCACCCTGGAGAGCTCACAGCCATGGCTGGGGACTTAAGTCGTCCAGGAGAAGCAGACGGAGAATGCAAGCCAAGGCTGGAAGACCCTATTACCTGGGGCGACTTCatggaagaagaggaaggggtTCCAGCACCAGAAGCAGGTGGAAGCGGAGGGTGATGCCCTGCAGAAGAGATCTGTGAAGGTGACTTTAGTCCTGGAGCAGAAGGAGAGGGTAGAAGAGGTGATGGCTCTTGGTTGAGGGATGGTGATTTGAGCTGATGAGGTGGAGGCACTGAAGGAGAGGTCAGGGGGTTAACACTGATTGACAGGTCAGAGGGGTGCCGAGGACCAAGGTCTGCTTCCCTGAGGCCTCCAGTCATTGGCAAGTGACTAAGACGTGAAGTACCTCCCATTGGATTAGGAGCTTGCTGATCAGGCCCAAACATTTCAGGGCCAGGTTGTTGAAGATAGGGCCCTTCCACCTGTCCTACAGAGAAGGGACCTTGATTGAGAAACTGGTAAGGACCATCAGTTCCTGGGACCATTCCTTTATTTGCTCCTCTTCCATTCTGTGAAGCCCTGATTCGTGAAAGTTCTCCTGGGCCACACATCTCACCTAAAGGGCCACCTCCTACAGGACCTCCTCGGAGCTTTTGAGATAGTATCATCTGCTGTTGTTGAACATTCATCTGAGGGTTTATGTTCATTGCAAGGTTGCTCCCCAAAGGAGAATCCACCAAGTCTCTCATCTGAGAACCTCCTCCCGGAGAGCACATAATCTCCCGTGATGCAGGAAAGTCCATAGGATCACCTCGAGAGGAGGGTGGACCCCGGGCCATTCCCAGACTGGGAAAGTCTGGTCCTCCAGAAGTATCGATAATTCTTGACGCAAAGCTgccctgttgctgctgtttagGTAATCTGTCAAGTTCAAGCCTAGGAAGCCCCTGCATCTGGCGTTTCTCCATCATACGAAACATTTCTTCACGTGTTAACAGATGCTCTGGCTCGCCTTGGATGTGCTGAGGAGGTCCACCACGGTAGCAACCATGAAAAGGACCTCCCCCACCTATGTTGTTGGGCATATCATCTAGCCAGATCATCCC contains these protein-coding regions:
- the bcl9l gene encoding B-cell CLL/lymphoma 9-like protein, yielding MHQDNKLANHGKQVTSDSRSQIPSVNQQAQQQQGAAGHLGSKGIGAGSHGVKSNQISPSNPGLKAVSQSLSSIGGMLKTKSKRERSISIDSGESRNAIPPAMETDAKGEGGLRSKRRCVLEKKQPYSGDEWCSGPDTEEDEDKPHTTTHRDRGLAGSIQGLSDRLSTAPMSETGGLVMGSGVGPGLKAEPPQPSQQVVYVFTTRLANSAAEAVMKGQTDSILLFHQQNVPRTKLEQGHPSLKLPNLSDKVNSSTSPLTGTPKSQSGTPRPASAGVGGPLHPVGTPSSSGHSDNESSQTRSGGASSNNSIVAHRSEGGTTATPVVPVTGTGDREGAGSMPHPVSPSESASVLPAHLQSDTGQRGGPGNTDGLSKEQLEHRERSLQTLRDIERLLLRSGASGGAGDTGGSNSNATSNSSNLNNNNTDRCGILEDSSSGTNNSGSCSSGNILSSALAPMAEMKKYEEPLQSIMSQTQSLGGPPLDSPQMDSHHNHPQHPHHQLSSPGVDMGPLLGPEGLTPEQMAWRKLQEEYYQEKRRQQEMQPPTHSQHFRMMTEMGMHGGSMMMRGPPPPYHSKPGDQQWGPGNMMGGGMGGNARMIDMHQEGPRGPRFLGQMHRGPPGGGGFPASPGGVLSMEGLGPQRPTRPGMIWLDDMPNNIGGGGPFHGCYRGGPPQHIQGEPEHLLTREEMFRMMEKRQMQGLPRLELDRLPKQQQQGSFASRIIDTSGGPDFPSLGMARGPPSSRGDPMDFPASREIMCSPGGGSQMRDLVDSPLGSNLAMNINPQMNVQQQQMILSQKLRGGPVGGGPLGEMCGPGELSRIRASQNGRGANKGMVPGTDGPYQFLNQGPFSVGQVEGPYLQQPGPEMFGPDQQAPNPMGGTSRLSHLPMTGGLREADLGPRHPSDLSISVNPLTSPSVPPPHQLKSPSLNQEPSPLLPSPSAPGLKSPSQISSAGHHPPLPPASGAGTPSSSSMKSPQVIGSSSLGLHSPSASPGRLKSPAMAVSSPGWTSPKTALPSPGGPTSGKVVGNGGSTSTETGQSLPPRSSNSTPISQPGSMNPSMPFTSSPDAPPSQNPLSLIMSQMSKYAMPSSTPLYHDAIKTIATSDDEMLPDRPLLSGVSIGGNMGNSQTSQILVSQGSIGPHSDPQSPMGIVSQGQQHLSHDTSGPVISSPNQMGMPAMNSAMMGGGTPDGMGPCNVSPLSQNQMAGFPRMQLSSHGSMHSPIGGMSQNFSQSNEDILPPQQLHLLSKGHPHQRTSHPSDSFTSLTMGEGPDLSEVIRPTHTGIPEFDLSRIIPSDKPSSTLQYFPKSEPAHQNPHQGTASQQSTPQQLLKQLSSSGPPHNSGPSSNPHLANLQNMMAEQQLPPHPSHGGIRQSMGIPQGVSRGMVSGGGMGPMCPPGHMIGRTGMMPQQQFQQQAMMANSLLHHPSSPYPGMMSSQQHPHNLMAQQNIMMMQAKQRSMSIPGDPFGPQGPLMSPQGPMVAPPHPQSGMMGAQSFRQRGMSLDSPIGYGPGGMANMPF